In Prochlorococcus marinus str. MIT 1214, one DNA window encodes the following:
- the miaB gene encoding tRNA (N6-isopentenyl adenosine(37)-C2)-methylthiotransferase MiaB, producing MTASIVPNKQSTSLRTNRGSYWITTFGCQMNKADSERMSGILQTMGYQLAEEELKADLILYNTCTIRDNAEQKVYSYLGRQALRKKSDPHLKIIIAGCLAQQEGEALLRRVPEIDLVMGPQHANRLETLLNQVDNGHQVLATDEQHIYEDIATARRESAVCGWVNIIYGCNERCTYCVVPSVRGKEQSRTPQAIKHEIEELARIGYKEITLLGQNIDAYGRDFKAYEFNKSGQLTLSYLLEYIHDIEGIERIRFATSHPRYFTKELIDVCARLPKVCEHFHIPFQSGSNKVLKNMGRGYTVQTYKEIIDYIKQKIPESSITSDAIVAFPEETRDEFEETLSLIEDVKFDLVNTAAYSPRPNTPAALWPNQLPETIKIDRLREINHLVKKTAKERNLRYKDSLQEILIENINSKDTSQLMGRTRTNRLTFIPRSSSNIKSHKPGEIVTIKINEIRPFSLTGIFS from the coding sequence ATGACAGCATCCATAGTTCCTAATAAACAAAGCACATCCTTAAGGACCAACAGAGGAAGCTATTGGATTACCACTTTTGGATGTCAAATGAATAAAGCTGATTCAGAAAGAATGTCAGGCATCTTGCAAACAATGGGATATCAGCTTGCAGAGGAGGAACTTAAAGCAGATTTAATTCTCTATAACACTTGTACTATTCGTGATAATGCTGAGCAAAAAGTTTATAGCTATTTAGGAAGGCAAGCTTTAAGAAAAAAATCAGATCCTCATTTAAAAATTATTATTGCAGGATGCCTAGCTCAACAAGAAGGTGAAGCTCTATTAAGAAGAGTTCCTGAAATAGATCTTGTAATGGGGCCTCAGCATGCAAATCGGCTGGAGACTCTTCTTAATCAAGTTGACAACGGACACCAAGTTCTAGCGACTGATGAACAGCACATATACGAAGACATAGCAACAGCAAGAAGAGAGAGCGCTGTCTGCGGTTGGGTCAACATTATCTATGGATGCAATGAGCGATGCACTTATTGCGTAGTCCCCTCGGTTAGAGGCAAAGAGCAATCAAGAACACCACAAGCTATTAAACATGAAATAGAAGAGTTAGCGAGAATTGGATACAAAGAAATAACTCTTTTAGGGCAAAATATAGATGCTTATGGCAGAGATTTTAAAGCTTATGAGTTTAATAAATCTGGACAATTAACACTTTCATATTTATTAGAATATATTCATGATATTGAAGGAATTGAGCGTATTAGATTTGCCACAAGTCATCCCAGGTATTTCACAAAAGAGTTAATAGATGTATGTGCAAGACTTCCTAAAGTTTGTGAACACTTTCATATCCCGTTCCAAAGTGGAAGTAATAAAGTACTCAAAAATATGGGTCGTGGCTATACCGTTCAAACCTATAAAGAAATTATAGATTATATAAAACAAAAAATTCCTGAGTCATCGATTACTTCTGATGCAATTGTAGCTTTTCCAGAAGAGACGAGAGATGAATTCGAAGAAACACTATCACTTATAGAGGATGTTAAATTTGATCTTGTTAATACTGCAGCCTACTCTCCAAGGCCAAATACTCCTGCTGCTTTGTGGCCTAATCAATTACCTGAAACAATAAAAATTGATAGACTAAGAGAAATTAATCACTTAGTGAAAAAGACCGCAAAAGAAAGAAATTTAAGATATAAAGACTCATTACAGGAAATACTTATAGAGAATATAAATTCTAAAGATACTTCCCAATTAATGGGAAGAACTAGAACAAATAGACTAACATTTATACCAAGATCATCAAGCAATATCAAATCACATAAACCAGGAGAAATAGTGACAATAAAAATTAATGAAATACGTCCATTCTCGTTAACTGGAATCTTTTCATAA
- a CDS encoding D-alanine--D-alanine ligase family protein, with amino-acid sequence MLNKKLTIGLVFGGNSSEHEVSIKSAKTIYNALCHSSNRERFFVNPIYIDKYGFWEDSEYSKSILIKSKESTKTIKNHEESINNLTNFAKESNKVDIWFPALHGPNGEDGVIQGLFKLTGKPFVGSGTLGSSLGMDKIAMKSIFKSFNLPQAPYIYIHKENLYHKLVMESVFNKIENIINYPCFVKPANLGSSIGISKAYSKKELITGIEIAGKYDKRIIIEKNIEGRELECGVLGKSTMKSSVVGEVKFQTDWYTYESKYDENLSNTIIPADLNLNIVNKIQKLSIEACKAINAYGLARVDFFYVESTQKIYINEVNTLPGFTKTSMYPTLWEASGLKLEKLVASLIETAKE; translated from the coding sequence ATGTTGAATAAAAAACTCACTATAGGTCTAGTTTTTGGTGGAAATTCAAGTGAACATGAAGTTTCTATCAAATCAGCTAAAACTATTTACAATGCCTTATGTCATTCTTCTAATCGTGAGCGCTTTTTTGTAAACCCCATTTATATAGATAAGTATGGTTTTTGGGAAGATTCAGAATACTCAAAGTCAATTTTGATTAAAAGCAAAGAGTCAACTAAAACAATAAAAAACCATGAAGAATCTATAAATAATCTTACTAACTTTGCAAAAGAAAGTAACAAAGTTGATATATGGTTTCCTGCATTACATGGTCCAAATGGGGAGGATGGAGTTATTCAGGGATTATTTAAATTAACAGGAAAGCCTTTTGTTGGATCAGGAACTCTTGGCTCATCTTTAGGTATGGATAAAATAGCAATGAAATCAATTTTCAAATCATTTAATCTACCTCAAGCTCCATATATTTATATACATAAAGAGAATTTATATCATAAATTAGTCATGGAATCTGTTTTTAATAAAATTGAAAATATAATAAACTATCCATGTTTTGTAAAGCCAGCCAACCTGGGTTCCTCTATTGGCATATCCAAAGCATACTCAAAAAAAGAACTAATTACTGGAATAGAAATTGCAGGAAAATATGATAAAAGAATCATAATAGAAAAAAATATTGAAGGGAGAGAACTTGAATGTGGAGTATTAGGAAAGTCCACAATGAAATCATCAGTTGTAGGCGAAGTTAAGTTTCAAACTGATTGGTATACATATGAGTCCAAATACGATGAGAATCTGAGCAATACAATCATCCCAGCTGATTTAAATTTAAATATAGTTAATAAAATACAAAAGCTATCTATCGAGGCATGTAAAGCTATTAATGCTTATGGTTTGGCAAGAGTTGATTTCTTTTACGTAGAAAGCACGCAAAAGATTTATATAAATGAAGTTAATACCTTGCCAGGCTTTACTAAAACAAGCATGTATCCAACATTGTGGGAAGCTTCTGGATTAAAACTAGAAAAACTTGTTGCTAGTCTCATAGAAACAGCAAAAGAATAA
- a CDS encoding cell division protein FtsQ/DivIB, whose translation MRPLKSNKRKNRKLNNNNRISNEKVSYIFQNKNFLIELWQLLFFSSTSILLILTFSNQAFKPISFDQTKITGLSGISNNDIKQTTSIFYPRNLLELNPKEIESYLIKKLPIKGVSVSRKFFPPEIHLNILEREPIAFASRVVSNNIEKGMIDIEGSWIPLQFVNKSKKNKIKLSIENWNPNKKKEIILIIKNRFIFQSPLQKIKINPLQEISLKTEHFDLILLGSGTDRLIEQINKLNQLQKSLPNLLINTKVKIVDLKDPSKPELKIEKILTNED comes from the coding sequence ATGCGACCTTTGAAATCAAATAAAAGAAAAAACAGAAAATTAAATAACAACAATCGAATATCAAATGAAAAAGTCTCGTATATTTTTCAAAATAAAAATTTTCTAATTGAACTTTGGCAATTACTTTTTTTTTCAAGCACTTCAATTTTGCTGATTCTTACATTTTCAAACCAAGCATTTAAGCCAATAAGTTTTGATCAAACTAAAATTACTGGTCTATCTGGAATATCAAATAACGATATCAAACAAACAACTAGTATTTTTTATCCAAGAAATTTGTTAGAATTGAATCCAAAAGAAATTGAATCCTATTTAATAAAAAAGCTTCCTATTAAAGGGGTTTCAGTAAGTAGAAAGTTTTTCCCTCCCGAAATTCATCTAAATATTTTAGAAAGAGAGCCAATAGCTTTTGCGAGTCGTGTTGTTTCAAACAATATTGAAAAAGGAATGATTGATATTGAAGGATCATGGATACCTCTTCAATTCGTAAATAAATCAAAAAAAAATAAAATAAAATTATCTATAGAGAATTGGAATCCAAATAAAAAAAAAGAAATTATTTTAATAATTAAAAATAGATTTATTTTTCAAAGCCCTCTTCAAAAAATCAAAATAAATCCTCTTCAAGAAATCAGCCTAAAAACCGAGCACTTCGATTTAATCCTTTTAGGCTCAGGAACTGATCGCTTAATCGAGCAAATTAATAAACTCAACCAGCTACAAAAATCATTACCAAATCTTTTAATCAACACAAAAGTAAAGATTGTGGATCTTAAAGATCCGAGCAAACCAGAATTAAAAATAGAAAAAATACTGACCAATGAAGACTAA
- the ftsZ gene encoding cell division protein FtsZ, with product MGNKSSFNMDEGILPSQSARIEVIGVGGGGSNAVNRMINSDLDGVTYRVLNTDAQALIQSSATHRVQLGQSLTRGLGAGGNPSIGQKAAEESRADLQQALEGVDLVFIAAGMGGGTGTGAAPVVAQVAKESGALTVGIVTKPFSFEGKRRLRQADEGIARLAENVDTLIVIPNDRLKDVISGAPLQEAFRSADDVLMKGVQGISDIITCPGLVNVDFADVRSVMTEAGTALLGIGLGSGRSRALEAAQAAINSPLLEAARIDGAKGCVINITGGKDMTLEDMTSASEVISDVVDPEANIIVGTVVDEKLEGEIQVTVIATGFDSNQIYSNERNRARLSPQSLYEQSEAREAGASIPEFLRLRQNR from the coding sequence ATGGGAAACAAATCTAGTTTCAATATGGATGAAGGAATCCTGCCCAGTCAATCTGCACGTATTGAGGTTATTGGCGTTGGTGGCGGCGGAAGTAATGCCGTCAACCGAATGATTAATAGTGATCTCGATGGAGTCACATATCGAGTACTCAATACAGACGCTCAAGCTCTTATACAATCATCCGCTACCCATAGAGTTCAGCTTGGTCAAAGCTTAACTAGAGGCCTTGGGGCAGGCGGCAATCCAAGCATTGGTCAAAAGGCAGCAGAAGAATCGAGAGCCGATCTTCAGCAAGCTTTAGAAGGGGTTGACCTGGTATTTATTGCCGCTGGAATGGGAGGTGGTACTGGAACTGGAGCAGCCCCTGTCGTTGCTCAAGTCGCCAAAGAAAGTGGTGCTTTGACAGTAGGAATAGTTACCAAACCTTTCAGTTTTGAAGGAAAACGTCGTTTAAGACAAGCCGATGAAGGTATCGCAAGGCTTGCCGAGAATGTTGATACGTTAATTGTCATCCCAAACGACAGACTAAAAGATGTAATTTCAGGAGCACCTTTGCAAGAAGCCTTTAGAAGCGCTGATGATGTTCTCATGAAAGGAGTTCAAGGTATAAGCGACATAATCACTTGTCCTGGATTAGTGAATGTAGATTTTGCTGATGTGCGTTCTGTTATGACCGAAGCTGGTACTGCGCTTTTAGGAATTGGTTTAGGCTCTGGAAGATCAAGAGCTCTTGAAGCAGCTCAAGCCGCAATCAATAGTCCTCTGTTAGAGGCAGCTAGAATAGACGGGGCAAAAGGATGTGTGATTAACATAACTGGTGGGAAAGACATGACTCTTGAAGATATGACATCTGCTTCTGAAGTCATATCCGATGTAGTAGATCCGGAAGCGAATATCATCGTAGGAACAGTTGTTGATGAAAAACTTGAGGGTGAGATACAAGTAACAGTTATTGCTACTGGATTCGACAGTAATCAAATCTATTCAAACGAAAGAAATAGAGCAAGACTCTCGCCACAATCACTTTATGAGCAATCAGAAGCTAGGGAAGCAGGGGCTTCGATACCTGAGTTTTTACGTTTAAGACAAAATCGTTAA
- the panB gene encoding 3-methyl-2-oxobutanoate hydroxymethyltransferase encodes MQTTELVSFKKLGKQITVLTAWDAISSSIVETAGADVVLVGDSLGMVVLGHATTLPVTLDQMLHHTQAVCRGFCKPLSEQPLVVCDLPFLSYQCGEDKAVEAAGTLLKNSSASAVKLEGAEPETLLVIKRLIRMGIPVMGHLGLTPQSVHQLGYKSQARDRDSQEKIFNDSKMLQEAGCFAIVLEHIPGEIASRLKKHLEIPVIGIGAGSDCDGQVRVTADILGLSIAQPPFAKPLLAGRDLCIDALKKWIKSTNLDQVNPTIKTSESKSDC; translated from the coding sequence ATGCAAACCACAGAATTGGTTAGTTTTAAAAAGTTGGGCAAACAGATAACAGTGTTAACTGCGTGGGATGCTATCTCATCTTCAATAGTCGAGACCGCAGGAGCTGATGTCGTTCTTGTGGGAGATTCACTTGGAATGGTTGTCTTGGGACATGCAACGACACTTCCGGTAACACTTGATCAAATGCTGCACCACACACAGGCTGTTTGTAGAGGTTTTTGTAAACCTCTTTCCGAACAACCATTAGTAGTTTGTGATCTACCTTTCTTAAGTTATCAATGCGGAGAAGACAAGGCAGTTGAAGCTGCTGGTACTCTCCTGAAAAACTCCTCTGCCTCAGCAGTGAAACTTGAAGGAGCGGAACCTGAGACTTTATTGGTAATCAAACGACTTATTAGAATGGGAATTCCAGTAATGGGTCATCTTGGTCTAACTCCGCAATCAGTTCATCAACTTGGATATAAATCACAAGCCAGGGATAGAGATAGTCAAGAAAAAATTTTCAACGATTCAAAAATGCTTCAAGAGGCAGGATGTTTTGCAATAGTTCTAGAACATATTCCAGGAGAAATTGCCAGCCGTCTAAAGAAACATTTAGAAATTCCTGTGATTGGAATTGGTGCAGGAAGTGATTGCGATGGGCAGGTAAGAGTCACAGCTGATATTCTTGGCCTTTCAATTGCACAGCCTCCTTTTGCAAAGCCTTTACTTGCTGGTCGAGACCTTTGCATTGATGCCCTAAAAAAATGGATTAAATCTACTAATCTTGACCAAGTGAATCCCACCATAAAAACATCTGAATCAAAATCTGATTGCTAA
- the hemW gene encoding radical SAM family heme chaperone HemW produces MVAPPRSAYLHIPFCHKRCFYCDFSIIPLGDSAQALGSPGINSINAYLDLLHREISIAPRGPALSTIYLGGGTPSLLKKEEVGDLLKNLQKKFGFQDGAEITMEVDPATFFENDLNGYIEIGINRFSLGGQAFDDITLASIGRKHNRSQLIEACNWVNNLFKKGMLRSWSLDLIQNLPGLNLSKWIKELELAVHTEAPHLSIYDLTIEPDTVFGRIHKKGKLNIPLESEAQKIDFETHRFLKSTGFSRYEISSYSLPGHASRHNRMYWSGSGWWGFGMGATSAPWGERFSRPRTIAGYKKWLEQQESQLLEKTLSQEKSKPMPLDEQLMIGLRRREGVHLEELAKNVGWTQKECDENLKKLEKYWLNFLNEGYLLRKNGRYFLSDPKGMQISNQILIQMFLWWDSLGQD; encoded by the coding sequence ATGGTAGCTCCACCAAGAAGTGCATATTTGCATATACCCTTTTGCCATAAAAGATGTTTTTACTGTGATTTTTCCATTATCCCTTTAGGTGATAGCGCTCAAGCTCTAGGTAGTCCAGGGATAAACTCTATTAACGCATATTTGGATTTACTTCATAGAGAGATTTCAATTGCCCCTAGAGGTCCTGCATTGTCAACAATCTATTTGGGAGGCGGAACTCCTTCTTTACTAAAGAAAGAGGAGGTGGGTGATTTGTTGAAAAATCTTCAAAAAAAATTTGGATTTCAAGATGGTGCGGAGATAACAATGGAGGTTGATCCAGCAACATTTTTTGAAAATGATTTGAATGGATATATAGAAATTGGAATTAATAGATTTAGCTTGGGAGGTCAGGCATTTGATGATATTACGTTGGCTTCAATTGGTAGAAAACATAATCGATCACAATTAATAGAGGCTTGTAATTGGGTAAATAACTTATTTAAAAAAGGCATGCTTAGAAGCTGGAGTCTTGATTTGATTCAAAATCTTCCAGGATTGAATTTATCTAAGTGGATTAAAGAGTTGGAACTAGCAGTTCATACAGAAGCCCCTCATTTGTCAATTTATGATTTAACTATCGAACCAGATACTGTTTTTGGAAGAATACACAAAAAAGGAAAGTTGAATATCCCTCTTGAATCAGAAGCTCAAAAAATAGATTTTGAAACTCACAGATTTCTTAAAAGTACTGGTTTCTCTCGATACGAGATTTCAAGTTATTCATTGCCTGGTCATGCATCTAGACATAATCGTATGTATTGGAGTGGTTCTGGTTGGTGGGGTTTTGGGATGGGTGCAACAAGTGCTCCTTGGGGGGAGAGATTCTCTAGACCCAGAACAATTGCTGGTTATAAAAAATGGCTTGAGCAACAAGAGAGTCAATTATTAGAAAAAACTTTGTCTCAAGAAAAGTCAAAACCGATGCCACTGGATGAACAACTTATGATTGGTCTCAGGAGACGTGAAGGTGTTCATTTGGAGGAACTTGCTAAAAATGTTGGATGGACACAAAAAGAATGTGATGAGAATTTAAAAAAATTGGAGAAATATTGGCTAAATTTTTTAAACGAAGGATATCTATTAAGAAAAAACGGAAGGTATTTTTTAAGTGATCCTAAGGGGATGCAAATTAGCAATCAGATTTTGATTCAGATGTTTTTATGGTGGGATTCACTTGGTCAAGATTAG